tcaaggGTCTTATTATTCACATACTTTTCACCTGTGGTAATTATGTGCTGTTCTTATGACTTATTTACCTGGCATATACCTAGTACTTAGGGGACTGTGGCAGGAAACGTTACCATTATATCATACTTAGGGCACCTATGAAATTATGATGATTTGGGGCTTCTGTATTCAAATACTGTGCAAGTAGCTTCTAATTTCAATCCCAATCCCTTTTCATTTGCCTCTCAAGGCTTGGGAATATACAAAGCTCTTCCAAGAAGGTCAATCATTTGAAAAGTAAAATTGGAAGTGGAGGCTTCACACCAGTGAACATATGTGCAGCTTTTATGTGCATTGTGTTTTCATATGTTTGCATGTACATGAATGTGTTGTaaatatgttgtgtgtttatatgataGGCCAAAGTAGGACAAGTGCTCCTTCATAACCTTTATATTGCTTTGGTTTACTATAGAATTTATATCATGGGTAACTTGGGGGCACAAATGAGCAGACAAATTTGATGTACAAATAaccattttcaatttattaaaaaaaaaaacatattattagcaaaaatatttcacatcttCAAAACTTCACAATAAGAAAAACCATTATTATCTTAAGGTGAACACTTATACCTGGTCGTTACGTATAATTAATTTAGAATCATGCTTAAGAGGAATCCTTTTTCAGGGGAAGCCTCAAATATATCTCGTGAAAACAATCACAAATTATAATTCCAAAAAATaagaacacacattttttaattatataaactCATATTTACAAACACTGTCTTGTATAAGATACAGGAAAACACATATACTGTTTTCgtgtcacaaaaaaacaacctttatatcaacatgcaaaaacaaatgacGAACAAATGAAGATCTTTGTATGTTATGTTAACATAGCAGCCATAAGAATATGACCTAAATATGCACCTCAGCAGAACTCATTATTTGAAACAGTCAAAGGGAATTGTGTGCATTCAACATATTGAATGTGTCTAGAAGTATAGCCCCTTATAATCCCTTAAACTACAAACAATGCATCACATATCAGAATGTTTGAATGGCACATCAACAGTTCTTCCTCTCAGTGGTAGAAATAATAATCCAGAGTAAAATCCTGAGGAGAAATGCACTCTGTTTTCATCATTTCCTCAATGCACTGCTTaaactgtacacacagacaccagaaGCACTACTCAGAAGCTTCAGAGGGTGAAGTTTGATGAACATTGCTTGGCTGTACTTATTTTGAAAGGACATTCTCCTCCCCCGATTGGTGCTGGGGTCCTCAATTTGCAGTCCCGGGGCTGCAGTAGAGGTTATTCCTTAAAACCTCTCTCTAATCGCTAAACATAATCCATCCCGGGCCTAGCAGGGGAGTTGAGTTTCGGGTGTCGTGTGGACTGTCCTGAGCAAGCTCCCGAACACTTACAGCACAGGCAGCATCCACCCAGCAATGAGAGAGCGGCAGCACCCCATGCTATGAACAGGGCCTTGCCAAACTCAAAcctgaaaaacaagaaaaacacataATCCTTCCTGACCACCTTAAGAAAAGGCAATTCCGGTGGATAAAGTAATAATTCATCCAAATATAATTCACTTGCTGTTATATATAATTAGGATCTTGAACTTATCTTTTAAAGTCCCttagaaaaatgtaattcaatttACTTAGGGGAGATTGGGAAAAAAGGCTTCACTGAGGGAGTATTGGTTTAGATGTATTATGGTTTTATAATCCATCTTTATGTGAAACTCGAGAACACGCACCCAAGCACCAAAATGTACAACTATCTTAACCTGCCAAAGAATAAACTTTAAGGTTATTAAATATTGTATATGACTATTTAGCACTACCACTATGAACATAGAGAAGAAAtacttattaattattaaataataataatacattattaaagtTACAAATAGAATAGAATGTTCGCCTTTAATAGCATCTGATTTCTTTGTCTCCTGATAACCAACAGGTGACTCTTCATAAATGACATCGTACCTCACATCTGAGGTGATGTATTGCTGGTAGAAGCGTGCTGTTATTCTTTGGCCATACCAGGAGCTAGCCACCAAAGCACAGAAACctgcaacaaagaaaaacatgttttcaccaCACTGTACCTGTTTATACACTGACAATTATGCTATCGCTGTTTAGCCAGTGTTATTGTACAATATTTGGGTGTTCATGCTGGTTTCCAGCCTGTTTCCACTTGTTGCCACTGTGGCACAGTTTTTGGTGCGTAGCAGAGGGGCTAAATAAGACTCCCTGTAACATCctgacaagaacaacaacaacaataaggacagaaacagcacaaattaattaattaattaattaattttaacaaaataaataataataataaagaaatccTTCACCTGCGATAAGGAAAAGGATTCCTCCGACCAGCGACACCCTGGCCTTCTGTTGCTGGTCCTCTGACAGGCAGGTGGTGCATTTCAAGCCCACCATGGCCACCAGGACGGCAGTACCAGAGAGGAGGATGCTGGAGATCATCAAGGCTCGGGTGATCTGCAGCTCCACTACGCAGGATCAAAGGGAAGACGTTACTCTGGGCAAATACTtcaatgagatttttttttttttttaaataaacataataataataatacattaaaaagaataaaaagcaacaaaatcCTGAATTAATCTCAGTTTGTCTTGATTTATGCATGCAGTTGTCTGATTCTAAATCAGCATCTGCTTGCTTCTGTGTTTATCACTTCTCCCTTTTATATATAAGAAAGTCAAATCACTACCtccatgtagcctacatacatacCATAATTGTCTCGTTCTATGGCAGATACCGTTAGGATGCTTACGAACAGGTGTGAACTACCGTTCCATATTCTACAAGCCTTGCAATTTAAGGAATGCTCAATCTTAAGTGAACTTAACGGACAACTTCAAAAGATATCAATACTACGATGACATTACGTATAATAATAGACCAGACCACCCTTAACCCGACTGGCAAGTAAACTTCACATAGGAACATACGAATCTATATGTTTTTAAGTTATTGTTTAGATTTCTTTGCAAGTGTTTTGCATGGGGGAAAACGAAAATACATGCATAGGAATAGTGCACACAACATTTATCAGCTAATATAACTTACGGAAGTGGATTGCCATGGCAAAAAAGAAGCGAACTCTCAAAcgaattgcattttttcatcTGGACTTACTCGGTTGCTGGAGGAGAGAGTCGAACGCTTTACATTGCATATGCCCGGTGCTCTGAGACACACAAGACATCCACAGTCCTTCATAGGTGGCTTGCGCTGTCACAATGTTGTCTCCTGCATAAGAAGATGCCTTCCATTCAGTCATGGCAGTAGATGCTATCAACCCAATAAAGCCAATGAAAGCCAAACCAAAACCTAGCAGCTGAATCGATGAGCTTGTCATTTTATTGAGGTTTTGTCTTCTTCTGTGCAAATAAACGGAGAAAATAGGTTATTTCGAGTGGCAGAATATCAACGCTTCGCTAAGTGAAAACTGTTCAATTCCCTCAAGTCCTTCTCGGTTGATTTCCAGTTGTTCGTTGCCAGTTCTCAATAGCACGCTTGTGTTCTATGCTGATAGTTCGCATTACTAAAGATGCTTTGACTTGGTGCCCATATTTAACGGACTGGCGAGGTTCCCGTAGCCCCTCCTGTCGGAATCTGTGCCAGCATGCACAGTTACTTACTAACGGTTTTAAGTAGGGGGGTTGGAGCGTTACATAATGCAAAGCAAAGCTGCGATGGAAGACGTAATTGTGGGCCCATTTTTCACGAAGTtatgtgaaaaatacatttagtttGTGTAACATTCGTAAATATTTGAGGCACAGCAAACAGGATAATTAGCAG
This is a stretch of genomic DNA from Anguilla rostrata isolate EN2019 chromosome 4, ASM1855537v3, whole genome shotgun sequence. It encodes these proteins:
- the LOC135252559 gene encoding claudin-1-like; its protein translation is MTSSSIQLLGFGLAFIGFIGLIASTAMTEWKASSYAGDNIVTAQATYEGLWMSCVSQSTGHMQCKAFDSLLQQPMELQITRALMISSILLSGTAVLVAMVGLKCTTCLSEDQQQKARVSLVGGILFLIAGFCALVASSWYGQRITARFYQQYITSDVRFEFGKALFIAWGAAALSLLGGCCLCCKCSGACSGQSTRHPKLNSPARPGMDYV